From Salvelinus fontinalis isolate EN_2023a chromosome 37, ASM2944872v1, whole genome shotgun sequence, the proteins below share one genomic window:
- the LOC129836431 gene encoding protein ZNF365-like: MQQNVCARRTSLFTVNGQACGASADHQLPFRCPRCGEHKRFRSLASLRAHLEYSHSYYHTMHELSLLTLRGHSHPERALHGRSLSDTQEVTICIERCRMPSVGTQAAEEIKTENEEEDDEEEEPSKDGLKIHKSSPGTDHIPSPFPFDEPPDPGSKLEVVFPERNVCTEAMSLRRRLAKVLRAVDSTMQRRLHRVSTELAKTDTELLCERALSQHLAQERQEVQEKERALSGQVDVAVMVIATLKKQLKESEYELERREQEVITIQNFLQAATHHEICGKVRIQHFIENLLKRIALAERLLEYYQSSPSPPNYTDYMRQTAENRPHRIPKSRSAGCQLSQACPQEGRTHRSQLGRKVGHSGYFRTDRRDEVLTQCSRSAGFVE; the protein is encoded by the exons ATGCAGCAGAACGTATGTGCCAGGAGGACCTCTCTCTTCACTGTAAATGGGCAGGCTTGTGGGGCATCTGCTGACCACCAGCTCCCATTCAGGTGCCCTCGGTGTGGGGAGCATAAGAGGTTCCGTAGTCTGGCCTCCTTGAGAGCCCACCTGGAATACAGCCACAGCTACTACCACACCATGCACGAGCTGAGCCTTCTGACCCTCAGGGGGCATTCTCACCCAGAGAGAGCCCTGCACGGACGCTCCCTGAGTGACACACAAGAGGTCACTATCTGCATAGAGAGGTGTCGTATGCCTAGTGTGGGGACACAGGCAGCTGAGGAGATAAAGACTGAGAatgaagaggaggatgatgaggaggaagAACCCAGTAAAGATGGTCTCAAAATCCACAAGTCCAGCCCTGGGACAGATCATATCCCTTCCCCCTTTCCATTTGATGAACCTCCAGACCCAGGCAGCAAGCTTGAGGTAGTGTTTCCAGAGCGGAATGTCTGTACCGAGGCAATGTCGCTCCGGCGCAGGCTGGCCAAGGTCCTACGGGCGGTGGACAGCACCATGCAGAGGAGGCTGCACAGGGTCAGCACGGAGCTTGCCAAGACGGACACAGAGCTGCTGTGTGAGCGTGCCCTCTCCCAGCACCTGGCGCAGGAGAGGCAGGAGgtacaggagaaggagagggcgCTGAGCGGGCAGGTGGACGTAGCCGTGATGGTGATTGCCACGCTGAAGAAGCAGCTGAAGGAGTCAGAGTACGAGCTGGAGAGGCGAGAACA AGAAGTCATCACCATTCAGAATTTCCTGCAGGCTGCCACCCATCATGAGATATGTGGTAAAGTTCGGATCCAACATTTCATTGAGAACCTGCTCAAACGCATCGCCCTGGCTGAGAGGTTACTGGAGTACTATCAGAGCTCCCCCAGTCCACCAAACTACACAGATTACATG CGCCAGACAGCTGAAAACAGACCTCATAGAATCCCCAAAAGCAG GTCAGCGGGTTGTCAGCTGTCACAGGCCTGTCCCCAGGAAGGTAGAACGCACCGCTCCCAGTTAGGGCGGAAAGTGGGCCACTCTGGCTACTTCAGAACTGATCGCAGAGATGAAGTCTTGACCCAGTGCAGCAGATCAGCTGGATTTGTGGAATAG
- the rtkn2 gene encoding rhotekin-2 isoform X1, translating to MANMDYQRDVQNFRRNASARSSCSSLAMEIKRKKISESTVFLQSEKQPSLAAKDTNMQEKIDFEIRMRDGAYKLLVASTNREQILNASKNLLTCNTRIKAYMTEMHKETEMHEENHDMRVISQRLSDRVSDDRVACRGRVALSGLRIPLMWKDSDHFNNKGSTRRVAIFCLMRIGSKVFDTEMVVVDRSMTDICFEGVTVFNGVGPAFELKVELYSCAIEEETFLVNTPKKLAKKLRSSFGRASGRKLCPLLEAGDPDAFLQSNPIPLGARYSLLAYTSLGLAWADGGFQSHSLIVLQDAESSSWLPLYGNLCCRLVAQPVCMTQDMMNGYLIQQQSVEGLSRYCSLYCVLRAGSLFCYYTPEEITAKVEPSLIIPTNKDTRIRVVDKGPQRSNSLTITNPVVAGALTNIFTTDSREELEDWMEAFWQHFYDQSQWHHCCSELMKIEVASPKKPPLFLTKQADSVYNDLSINSPGKFESITDIIHNKIEETGGHFLIGEEEAREPPKWSTLFDGSISMVVQKSVLSPGKESPSSVSNGNKKRRAPPPPADKQPFSLPPARPPPLYQEKENVGARTKTGRPSLDAKFSAIIQQLQRNPGGLSRKNTPLGQIEPPQQDLEYPQTPDVPHRPAPIPAPRNKLRKSFREKMNPKAW from the exons ATGGCGAATATGGACTATCAGCGGGACGTTCAAAATTTCAGGAGAAATGCAAGTGCTAGGTCCTCGTGTTCCTCTCTCGCAATGGAGATAAAAAGAAAGAAGATAAGTGAGAGCACTGTATTCTTGCAATCAGAG aaacaacccagCCTCGCTGCCAAG GACACTAACATGCAGGAGAAGATAGACTTTGAGATCCGCATGCGGGATGGAGCCTACAAGCTCCTGGTGGCTAGCACCAATAGAGAGCAGATCCTGAATGCCTCCAAGAACCTCTTGACCTGCAACACTCGGATCAAGGCATACATGACAGAAATGCACAAGGAGACAGAAATGCACGAGGAGAACCACGATATGAGAGTCATATCTCAGAG ACTATCAGATCGAGTTTCAGATGATCGTGTGGCCTGCAGAGGAAGAGTGGCCTTGTCTG GGCTGCGCATACCATTGATGTGGAAAGACTCTGACCACTTTAATAACAAAGGGA GCACGCGGCGGGTTGCCATCTTCTGCCTGATGAGAATTGGATCTAAAGTTTTTGACACGGAGATGGTGGTTGTGGACAGATCGATGACTGATATTTGTTTTGAGGGTGTAACAGTTTT TAACGGTGTTGGGCCTGCCTTCGAGCTGAAAGTGGAGCTGTATAGCTGTGCCATAGAGGAGGAGACCTTCCTGGTCAACACCCCAAAGAAACTGGCCAAGAAGTTACGCAGCTCATTTGGCAGGGCATCTGGGAGGAAACTCTGCCCCCTGCTTGAAGCTGGAGACCCTGATGCTTTCCTGCAGTCCAACCCAATACCCCT GGGGGCAAGGTACAGCCTGCTGGCGTACACCTCTCTGGGCTTGGCCTGGGCCGATGGGGGCTTCCAGTCCCATTCTCTCATAGTCCTCCAGGATG CTGAGTCGtcctcctggctgcccctctatgGGAACCTCTGCTGCCGTCTAGTTGCCCAGCCCGTCTGTATGACCCAGGACATGATGAATGGCTATCTGATTCAGCAG CAAAGTGTGGAGGGGTTGTCCCGGTACTGCAGCCTGTACTGTGTGCTCAGGGCTGGGAGTCTGTTCTGCTACTACACCCCTGAGGAGATTACTGCCAAGGTGGAGCCCAGCCTCATCATACCCACCAACAAG GACACTAGGATCCGTGTGGTGGATAAGGGCCCTCAGAGGTCCAACAGTCTGACCATCACCAACCCAGTGGTGGCGGGGGCTCTGACCAACATCTTCACAACTGACAGCAGGGAGGAGCTGGAGGACTGGATGGAAGCATTCTGGCAGCACTTCTACGACCAGA GTCAGTGGCACCACTGCTGTAGTGAGCTGATGAAGATTGAGGTTGCGTCACCAAAGAAACCCCCACTCTTCCTCACCAAACAGGCTGACTCTGTCTACAATGACCTGA GTATAAATTCTCCTGGAAAGTTTGAGAGTATCACCGACATCATCCACAACAAAATCGAGGAAACAGGGGGCCACTTCCTCATTGGTGAGGAGGAGGCAAGGGAGCCTCCTAAATGGTCTACTCTGTTTGATGGGTCCATCTCCATGGTGGTGCAGAAGAGTGTTTTGTCTCCGGGCAAAGAGAGTCCCAGCTCTGTCTCCAATGGCAACAAGAAGAGGCGTGCCCCGCCCCCACCTGCTGACAAGCAGCCTTTCAGCCTCCCACCAGCCAGACCCCCTCCTCTGTATCAGGAAAAGGAAAACGTTGGGGCGCGAACCAAGACGGGACGTCCCTCGCTGGACGCCAAGTTCTCTGCCATCATCCAGCAGCTGCAGAGGAACCCTGGTGGCCTATCCAGAAAGAACACCCCCCTGGGCCAGATAGAGCCTCCCCAGCAGGACTTGGAGTACCCCCAGACTCCTGATGTCCCCCACAGGCCTGCCCCCATCCCTGCTCCACGCAACAAACTGAGgaagtcctttagggagaagatGAACCCTAAAGCCTGGTGA
- the rtkn2 gene encoding rhotekin-2 isoform X2, whose product MANMDYQRDVQNFRRNASARSSCSSLAMEIKRKKISESTVFLQSEDTNMQEKIDFEIRMRDGAYKLLVASTNREQILNASKNLLTCNTRIKAYMTEMHKETEMHEENHDMRVISQRLSDRVSDDRVACRGRVALSGLRIPLMWKDSDHFNNKGSTRRVAIFCLMRIGSKVFDTEMVVVDRSMTDICFEGVTVFNGVGPAFELKVELYSCAIEEETFLVNTPKKLAKKLRSSFGRASGRKLCPLLEAGDPDAFLQSNPIPLGARYSLLAYTSLGLAWADGGFQSHSLIVLQDAESSSWLPLYGNLCCRLVAQPVCMTQDMMNGYLIQQQSVEGLSRYCSLYCVLRAGSLFCYYTPEEITAKVEPSLIIPTNKDTRIRVVDKGPQRSNSLTITNPVVAGALTNIFTTDSREELEDWMEAFWQHFYDQSQWHHCCSELMKIEVASPKKPPLFLTKQADSVYNDLSINSPGKFESITDIIHNKIEETGGHFLIGEEEAREPPKWSTLFDGSISMVVQKSVLSPGKESPSSVSNGNKKRRAPPPPADKQPFSLPPARPPPLYQEKENVGARTKTGRPSLDAKFSAIIQQLQRNPGGLSRKNTPLGQIEPPQQDLEYPQTPDVPHRPAPIPAPRNKLRKSFREKMNPKAW is encoded by the exons ATGGCGAATATGGACTATCAGCGGGACGTTCAAAATTTCAGGAGAAATGCAAGTGCTAGGTCCTCGTGTTCCTCTCTCGCAATGGAGATAAAAAGAAAGAAGATAAGTGAGAGCACTGTATTCTTGCAATCAGAG GACACTAACATGCAGGAGAAGATAGACTTTGAGATCCGCATGCGGGATGGAGCCTACAAGCTCCTGGTGGCTAGCACCAATAGAGAGCAGATCCTGAATGCCTCCAAGAACCTCTTGACCTGCAACACTCGGATCAAGGCATACATGACAGAAATGCACAAGGAGACAGAAATGCACGAGGAGAACCACGATATGAGAGTCATATCTCAGAG ACTATCAGATCGAGTTTCAGATGATCGTGTGGCCTGCAGAGGAAGAGTGGCCTTGTCTG GGCTGCGCATACCATTGATGTGGAAAGACTCTGACCACTTTAATAACAAAGGGA GCACGCGGCGGGTTGCCATCTTCTGCCTGATGAGAATTGGATCTAAAGTTTTTGACACGGAGATGGTGGTTGTGGACAGATCGATGACTGATATTTGTTTTGAGGGTGTAACAGTTTT TAACGGTGTTGGGCCTGCCTTCGAGCTGAAAGTGGAGCTGTATAGCTGTGCCATAGAGGAGGAGACCTTCCTGGTCAACACCCCAAAGAAACTGGCCAAGAAGTTACGCAGCTCATTTGGCAGGGCATCTGGGAGGAAACTCTGCCCCCTGCTTGAAGCTGGAGACCCTGATGCTTTCCTGCAGTCCAACCCAATACCCCT GGGGGCAAGGTACAGCCTGCTGGCGTACACCTCTCTGGGCTTGGCCTGGGCCGATGGGGGCTTCCAGTCCCATTCTCTCATAGTCCTCCAGGATG CTGAGTCGtcctcctggctgcccctctatgGGAACCTCTGCTGCCGTCTAGTTGCCCAGCCCGTCTGTATGACCCAGGACATGATGAATGGCTATCTGATTCAGCAG CAAAGTGTGGAGGGGTTGTCCCGGTACTGCAGCCTGTACTGTGTGCTCAGGGCTGGGAGTCTGTTCTGCTACTACACCCCTGAGGAGATTACTGCCAAGGTGGAGCCCAGCCTCATCATACCCACCAACAAG GACACTAGGATCCGTGTGGTGGATAAGGGCCCTCAGAGGTCCAACAGTCTGACCATCACCAACCCAGTGGTGGCGGGGGCTCTGACCAACATCTTCACAACTGACAGCAGGGAGGAGCTGGAGGACTGGATGGAAGCATTCTGGCAGCACTTCTACGACCAGA GTCAGTGGCACCACTGCTGTAGTGAGCTGATGAAGATTGAGGTTGCGTCACCAAAGAAACCCCCACTCTTCCTCACCAAACAGGCTGACTCTGTCTACAATGACCTGA GTATAAATTCTCCTGGAAAGTTTGAGAGTATCACCGACATCATCCACAACAAAATCGAGGAAACAGGGGGCCACTTCCTCATTGGTGAGGAGGAGGCAAGGGAGCCTCCTAAATGGTCTACTCTGTTTGATGGGTCCATCTCCATGGTGGTGCAGAAGAGTGTTTTGTCTCCGGGCAAAGAGAGTCCCAGCTCTGTCTCCAATGGCAACAAGAAGAGGCGTGCCCCGCCCCCACCTGCTGACAAGCAGCCTTTCAGCCTCCCACCAGCCAGACCCCCTCCTCTGTATCAGGAAAAGGAAAACGTTGGGGCGCGAACCAAGACGGGACGTCCCTCGCTGGACGCCAAGTTCTCTGCCATCATCCAGCAGCTGCAGAGGAACCCTGGTGGCCTATCCAGAAAGAACACCCCCCTGGGCCAGATAGAGCCTCCCCAGCAGGACTTGGAGTACCCCCAGACTCCTGATGTCCCCCACAGGCCTGCCCCCATCCCTGCTCCACGCAACAAACTGAGgaagtcctttagggagaagatGAACCCTAAAGCCTGGTGA